The Daucus carota subsp. sativus chromosome 2, DH1 v3.0, whole genome shotgun sequence genome includes a window with the following:
- the LOC135150370 gene encoding uncharacterized protein LOC135150370, with translation MTLTGELGNYGLALEKHKARHNDKVEKWREALVEVGNILGEHAEGRQQSTFIQNTTKLFRETLAAKFPECRLPEPERSVLRGSSSSNVKVILYTTSANNDLDANGWAKKVLLSGKVVFEERNCSKEPIYLKELEELVVKEKVRFPMVILNGKDLCGEEEVDGLDDFGDKQKLLLSVLNMLYVTERAVKSLPFGRRSSTNGEGF, from the exons ATGACCCTCACCGGGGAA CTCGGAAATTATGGACTCGCACTAGAAAAGCATAAAGCAAGGCACAATGATAAGGTGGAGAAGTGGAGAGAAGCCCTTGTAGAAGTTGGCAATATTCTTGGAGAGCATGCAGAGGG TAGGCAACAAAGCACTTTCATCCAGAATACTACGAAATTGTTTAGGGAAACACTGGCTGCCAAGTTCCCAGAATGCCGGCTCCCAGAGCCTGAAAGATCAGTTTTACGAGGCAGTTCTTCATCCAACGTCAAGGTAATTCTTTACACAACGAGTGCTAACAATGACCTAGACGCAAATGGGTGGGCAAAGAAGGTTCTGTTGAGTGGAAAAGTTGTATTTGAGGAGAGAAACTGTTCAAAGGAGCCTATATATTTGAAAGAGCTAGAAGAGCTGGTGGTTAAAGAAAAGGTGAGGTTTCCCATGGTGATTTTGAATGGGAAGGATTTGTGTGGAGAAGAAGAGGTAGATGGTTTAGATGATTTTGGGGACAAGCAAAAGCTTTTATTGTCAGTATTGAATATGCTTTATGTCACCGAAAGAGCAGTGAAAAGCCTTCCATTCGGCAGAAGGAGTTCAACTAATGGGGAAGGTTTCTAA